The following is a genomic window from Chitinophaga caseinilytica.
ACATCGAGGCCTGGGGGCACGAGAAGTTCGTCGCCAATTCCGGCCTGATCGTAAACCCCGCATTCCGCGGTCATGGCGTGGCCAAAGCCATCAAGGAAAAGATCTTCGAACTGTCGAGAAAGAAATACCCCGACGCCAAGATCTTCGGGCTCACCACCGGCCTCGCCGTAATGAAGATCAACTCCGACCTGGGCTACGAGCCCGTTACCTATTCCGAGCTCACCGACGACGAGGAGTTCTGGAAAGGCTGCCGCAGCTGCGTGAACTACGAAGTGCTCATGTCCAAAAACCGGAAAAACTGCCTGTGCACCGCCATGCTGTACGACCCGGTAGAGAAAGCGAAGGAGATCGAAGAGCGGGCCGCCAAACTGCTGGCCGCCCAACAGGCCCAGCCTGCCGTCAAAGCAGCGGCCGTAGCCGTGGAGCCGCCATCCCGGAAACGGAAATTTAAAGGAAACTTTTCCCTGTTCGAGCGGTGGATGCGGTATAAAAAATACATCTTGCTGAAGGCAGCCCGGAAATCGGGCAGCGGAGGCGCCGGAGCTTCCCGGAAAAGGTTCTTCCTTTTCAGCTGGCTCTGATCCAATTAGAAACTATTTACGAATTACCAAATACAAGCAAAAAATTACCATGAGAAAAGTTGTACTGGGTTTCAGCGGAGGATTGGATACATCGTACTGCGTGAAATACCTGACCGAAGAAAAGGGTTATGAAGTACATTCCGTGATCGTGAATACGGGCGGTTTTACTGCGGAAGAACTGCAGGAGATCGAGAAACGCGCCTACAGTCTGGGTGTGAAAAGTCACAAGGCCGTAGATGCGGTTCGCTCTTATTACGATAAAGTGATCCGCTACCTCGTATTTGGTAACGTTCTCAAAAACAACACCTACCCCCTCAGCGTGAGCGCAGAGCGGATGAGCCAGGCCCTCGCCATCGCCGAATACGTGAAGGAAGTAGGCGCAGACGCCGTGGCACATGGTTCCACCGGCGCGGGCAACGACCAGGTACGGTTCGATATGATCTTCCACATCATGATCCCCGGTGTGGAAATCATCACCCCCATCCGCGACCTGAAACTCTCCCGCGAAGAAGAAATTTCCTATCTCCAGTCCAAAGGCGTGGAAATGAACTTCACCAAAGCGATGTACTCCATCAACAAAGGTATCTGGGGTACATCCGTGGGCGGTAAGGAAACGCTGACCTCCAACGGCATGCTGCCGGAAGAAGCCTGGCCCACACAACTCACTAAAAACGATCCCGAGCAGGTACAACTGACTTTCGAGAAAGGCGAACTGACCGGTGTTAACGATAAAAAATTCGATCACCCGACAGCCGCGATCGTATACCTGCAAAGCCTGGCCGGCGGTTTCGCCATCGGCCGCGACATTCACGTGGGCGATACCATCATCGGCATCAAAGGCCGCGTAGGCTTCGAAGCCGCCGCGCCCATGGTGATCCTCAAAGCGCACCACGCCCTGGAAAAGCACGTGCTCTCGAAATGGCAGCTCACCTGGAAAGACCAGCTGGCTACTTTCTACGGCAACTGGATGCACGAAGGCCAGATCCTCGACCCCGTTATGCGCGACATCGAAGCGTACCTCCAGCACAGCCAGGAAAACGTGACCGGTAAAGTGTTCGTAACATTGATGCCGTACCGTTTCCAGGTAACGGGCATCGAATCGCCGTACGATCTCATGAGCAGCAAATTCGGCAAGTATGGTGAAATGAACAGCGGATGGAGCGGCGAAGACGTGAGAGGCTTCAGCAAGATTTTCGGTAACCAGACCATGATCTGGAACCAGGTTAACGAATCCAACAAAAAATAAAAGGCATGAAAACGAGAAAGGCAGGCATTATCGGCGGGGCGGGATACACTGGCGGCGAAGCCATCCGGCTGCTGCTCAACCACCCCGATGTGGAACTGGCATTCGTTCATTCCCGCTCCAACGCGGGCAATCCGCTCCATGCCGTTCACGGCGACCTCCTCGGCGAAACAGACCTGCTGTTTACCGGAGAGATCGATAACTCCGTGGACGTGATCTTCCTTTGCCTCGGCCACGGAGAATCCAAAAAATTCCTCGAAGCCAACGATATCGCCGCATCCGTGAAGGTGGTAGACCTCAGCCAGGATTTCAGGCTGGGAGAATCCGTAAAAGGCCGCGAATTCGTGTACGGCCTGCCCGAAGCGAACCGCGACGCCATCCGTTCCGCCTCCAACATCGCCAATCCCGGTTGCTTCGCCACGGCCATCCAGCTCGGATTGCTGCCCCTGGCGAAAGCAGGGCTCCTCACCGAAGTGCACACCACCGGCATCACCGGCTCCACCGGCGCCGGCCAGAGCCTCCAGGCCACGTCGCACTTCACCTGGAGGGCCAACAACATCTCTACGTATAAAGTATTGCAGCACCAGCACCTGAAGGAAATCCGACGAACCCTGCAGGCCATACAGCCTGCTTTCGGCGGAGGTGTCCACTTCGTGCCCGTTCGCGGGGATTTCCCGCGCGGCATCTGGATCACTTCCTACCTGGACTGCAACCTTTCGCTCGACGAAGCCTACGCCCTGTATGAAGCGTATTACGAAGGCCACCCCTTCACCCACGTCAGCCGCAAACAAATCGACCTCAAGCAGGTTGTCAACACCAATAAAGTGCTCGTACAGCTGGAAAAACAAGACGGCAAACTCGTCATCCATTCCATCGAAGACAACCTGGTGAAAGGCGCCTCAGGGCAAGCGGTCCAGAATATGAACCTGATGCTCGGCCTCGAAGAAACGGCCGGCCTCAAACTGAAATCCATCGTATTCTAAACACCTTAGCTGCAAATTGGGGCCACCAGGCTCCATTTGTCAACTGAAAAGTCAAACGATTACAAAATGAAGTTATTCGACGTATATCCGGTTAACGATATCACCATCACCAAAGCGGAAGGCTCGCATGTCTGGGATGACCAGGGCAACCAATACCTCGACCTCTACGGCGGCCACGCGGTGATCTCCATCGGTCACACCCACCCGCATTACGTGCAGCGGCTGACCGACCAGCTGAACAAAGTAGGTTTCTATTCCAACTCCATCCACATCCCCCTGCAACAGCAGCTGGCGGAAAAGCTGGGCAAGGTGTCGGGGAAAGAAGACTACCAGCTGTTCCTCGTGAATTCCGGTGCGGAAGCGAATGAGAACGCGCTGAAACTCGCGTCTTTCTACAACGGTAAAAAGAAGATCATCGCTTTCAAAAAAGCTTTCCACGGGCGGACATCGCTCGCCGTGGCGGCTACCGACAATCCGAAGATCGTGGCGCCGGTGAACGAGACCGACAATGTCGTGTTCCTTCCCTGGGAAGATCTCGCTGCGCTGGAAGCTGCTTTCGATAAATATGAAGTGTCTTCCGTGATCATCGAAGGCATCCAGGGCGTGGGTGGCATCAACGTGGCGTCGGCAGCTTTCCTGCAGAAGATCCGCAGCCTGTGCGATCAGCACAACGCCGTGTTCATCGCGGATTCCGTGCAGTGCGGATATGGCCGGAGCGGTAAATTCTTCAGTCACGACCATGCCGGCGTGAATGCGGACATCTATACCATGGCCAAAGGCATGGGCAACGGTTTCCCCATCGGCGGCATCATCATCGCCCCCAAATTCCAGCCGAGCTACGGCATGCTGGGCACCACTTTCGGCGGTAACCACCTGGCATGCGCGGCGGCGCTCGCGGTGCTGGAAGTGATCGAAAAGGACCACCTCATCGCCAACGCGGAAAATGTGGGCAATTACCTCATGGACGAACTGCGGAAATTCCCCGAAGTGAAGGAAGTGAGGGGCAAGGGCCTGATGATCGGGATCGAACTGCCGGAAGAACTGGCGCATGTAAGAAAAGAACTGCTCTTCAAATACAGGATCTTCACCGGCGAAGCCAAGCCGAACGTCATCCGCCTGCTGCCTTCGCTGGCGCTGACGAAAGACCAGGCCGATCAGTTCTTAACCGCATTCAAACAAGCTTTAAAACCGGTACACGCGTAATGAAACAGTTTATTTCCGTGGAGGATGTGCCTGGCGTGCCACAAATGGTGGATATCGCGCTGGATTACAAGAAAAATCCTTTCAAAGAAAAAGGCCTGGGGGAAAATAAAACCCTCGGCATGATATTTCTCAATCCCAGCCTCCGCACCCGCCTCAGTACGCAGGTAGCCGCGCGGAACCTGGGCATGGAAGTAGTCGTGTTCAATATCGATAAAGAAGGTTGGGCGCTGGAAATGAACGACGGCGTTGTCATGAACGGCAATACCACCGAACACGTGAAAGAAGCCGCCGCCGTGATGGGCCAGTATTTCGATATCCTGTCCATCCGCACCTTCCCCGGACTGAAGAACAAGGAAGAAGACTATACGGAAAAATATATCAACCAGTTCATCAAATACGCCGGCAAACCGGTGATCAGCCTGGAAAGCGCCACCCTGCACCCGCTGCAGAGCCTCACAGACGCCATCACCATCCGCGAACAGTGGAACCAGCCGCGCAAGCCGAAAGTGGTGATGACATGGGCGCCCCACGTAAAACCGCTCCCGCAGGCCGTTCCCAACTCCTTCGCGCAGTGGATGAACGCCTGGGACGAAGTGGATTTCTCCATCGCACATCCCGAAGGCTACGAGC
Proteins encoded in this region:
- a CDS encoding GNAT family N-acetyltransferase; translation: MENKDIIVRAATADDKHYANTITDEMEASAKARGTGIAKRSPEYVQLKMDEGKAVIALTASGEWVGFCYIEAWGHEKFVANSGLIVNPAFRGHGVAKAIKEKIFELSRKKYPDAKIFGLTTGLAVMKINSDLGYEPVTYSELTDDEEFWKGCRSCVNYEVLMSKNRKNCLCTAMLYDPVEKAKEIEERAAKLLAAQQAQPAVKAAAVAVEPPSRKRKFKGNFSLFERWMRYKKYILLKAARKSGSGGAGASRKRFFLFSWL
- a CDS encoding argininosuccinate synthase, with the protein product MRKVVLGFSGGLDTSYCVKYLTEEKGYEVHSVIVNTGGFTAEELQEIEKRAYSLGVKSHKAVDAVRSYYDKVIRYLVFGNVLKNNTYPLSVSAERMSQALAIAEYVKEVGADAVAHGSTGAGNDQVRFDMIFHIMIPGVEIITPIRDLKLSREEEISYLQSKGVEMNFTKAMYSINKGIWGTSVGGKETLTSNGMLPEEAWPTQLTKNDPEQVQLTFEKGELTGVNDKKFDHPTAAIVYLQSLAGGFAIGRDIHVGDTIIGIKGRVGFEAAAPMVILKAHHALEKHVLSKWQLTWKDQLATFYGNWMHEGQILDPVMRDIEAYLQHSQENVTGKVFVTLMPYRFQVTGIESPYDLMSSKFGKYGEMNSGWSGEDVRGFSKIFGNQTMIWNQVNESNKK
- the argC gene encoding N-acetyl-gamma-glutamyl-phosphate reductase gives rise to the protein MKTRKAGIIGGAGYTGGEAIRLLLNHPDVELAFVHSRSNAGNPLHAVHGDLLGETDLLFTGEIDNSVDVIFLCLGHGESKKFLEANDIAASVKVVDLSQDFRLGESVKGREFVYGLPEANRDAIRSASNIANPGCFATAIQLGLLPLAKAGLLTEVHTTGITGSTGAGQSLQATSHFTWRANNISTYKVLQHQHLKEIRRTLQAIQPAFGGGVHFVPVRGDFPRGIWITSYLDCNLSLDEAYALYEAYYEGHPFTHVSRKQIDLKQVVNTNKVLVQLEKQDGKLVIHSIEDNLVKGASGQAVQNMNLMLGLEETAGLKLKSIVF
- a CDS encoding aspartate aminotransferase family protein, which translates into the protein MKLFDVYPVNDITITKAEGSHVWDDQGNQYLDLYGGHAVISIGHTHPHYVQRLTDQLNKVGFYSNSIHIPLQQQLAEKLGKVSGKEDYQLFLVNSGAEANENALKLASFYNGKKKIIAFKKAFHGRTSLAVAATDNPKIVAPVNETDNVVFLPWEDLAALEAAFDKYEVSSVIIEGIQGVGGINVASAAFLQKIRSLCDQHNAVFIADSVQCGYGRSGKFFSHDHAGVNADIYTMAKGMGNGFPIGGIIIAPKFQPSYGMLGTTFGGNHLACAAALAVLEVIEKDHLIANAENVGNYLMDELRKFPEVKEVRGKGLMIGIELPEELAHVRKELLFKYRIFTGEAKPNVIRLLPSLALTKDQADQFLTAFKQALKPVHA
- a CDS encoding acetylornithine carbamoyltransferase — encoded protein: MKQFISVEDVPGVPQMVDIALDYKKNPFKEKGLGENKTLGMIFLNPSLRTRLSTQVAARNLGMEVVVFNIDKEGWALEMNDGVVMNGNTTEHVKEAAAVMGQYFDILSIRTFPGLKNKEEDYTEKYINQFIKYAGKPVISLESATLHPLQSLTDAITIREQWNQPRKPKVVMTWAPHVKPLPQAVPNSFAQWMNAWDEVDFSIAHPEGYELDPKFSGNAKIYHNQQEAMEGADFVYVKNWSSYTDYGKILNSDPAWMVTNETLKNTSNAKVMHCLPVRRNVVIADEVLDGPQSIVIPEAGNRTWAAQAVISEILKNR